From Callospermophilus lateralis isolate mCalLat2 chromosome 5, mCalLat2.hap1, whole genome shotgun sequence, a single genomic window includes:
- the Gnpda1 gene encoding glucosamine-6-phosphate deaminase 1, with product MKLIILEHYSQASEWAAKYIRNRIIQFNPGPDKYFTMGLPTGSTPLGCYKKLIEYYKNGDLSFKYVKTFNMDEYVGLPRDHPESYHSFMWNNFFKHIDIHPENTHILDGNAADLQAECDAFEQKIKAAGGIELFVGGIGPDGHIAFNEPGSSLVSRTRVKTLAMDTILANARFFDGDLAKVPTMALTVGVGTVMDAREVMILITGAHKAFALYKAIEEGVNHMWTVSAFQQHPCTVFVCDEDATLELKVKTVKYFKGLMLVHNKLVDPLYSIKEKEIEKSQSSKKPYSD from the exons ATGAAGCTCATCATCCTGGAGCACTATTCACAAGCCAGTGAGTGGGCGGCCAAATACATCAGGAACCGCATCATCCAGTTTAACCCAGGACCAGACAAGTACTTCACCATGGGACTCCCCACTG GGAGCACCCCACTTGGCTGCTATAAGAAACTGATTGAGTACTACAAGAATGGAGACCTGTCCTTTAAATATGTGAAGACCTTCAACATGGATGAGTATGTGG GCCTTCCTCGGGACCACCCAGAGAGTTACCACTCCTTTATGTGGAACAACTTCTTCAAGCACATTGATATCCATCCAGAGAACACCCACATTCTGGATGGGAATGCAGCTGACCTGCAGGCTGAGTGTGATGCCTTTGAGCAGAAGATCAAGGCGGCAGGCGGGATCGAGCTGTTTGTTGGAG GCATCGGCCCTGATGGACATATTGCCTTCAATGAGCCAGGTTCCAGCCTGGTGTCCAGGACTCGTGTGAAGacattggccatggacaccattCTGGCCAATGCTAGGTTCTTTGATGGTGATCTTGCCAAGGTGCCCACCATGGCCCTGACAGTGGGTGTAGGCACTGTCATGGATGCTAGAGAG GTGATGATCCTCATCACAGGCGCTCACAAGGCTTTTGCTTTGTACAAGGCCATTGAGGAGGGGGTGAACCATATGTGGACGGTGTCTGCCTTCCAGCAGCATCCCTGCACCGTGTTTGTGTGTGATGAAGATGCCACCTTGGAGCTGAAAGTGAAGACTGTCAAGTATTTCaaag gtTTAATGCTTGTTCATAACAAGTTGGTGGACCCCCTGTACAGTatcaaagagaaagaaattgaGAAAAGCCAGTCTTCTAAGAAACCATACAGTGATTAG